A portion of the Paenibacillus sp. PvR098 genome contains these proteins:
- a CDS encoding DUF2161 family putative PD-(D/E)XK-type phosphodiesterase, which translates to MAIKSETELYAPVKAYLEQLGYQVRGEVRHCDLVAVREEDPPLIVELKKSFSIPLLLQAIDRLRISRFVYVAFERPNKGRAPHGASWPELRKLCGMLGLGMITVQFYKTRKPRVEVECHPPDIFTSAAPDQTKGPRHNKYAAGKLMREFHERRADYNVGGSTRRKLITAYREKSIHLATLLQQFGPMSPRQLRDLTGNAQAASMLQKNFYLWFQRIDRGIYSLSPLGLEALTTYAHVAEALPIPSSIDSAREQV; encoded by the coding sequence ATGGCCATCAAAAGCGAAACCGAGCTGTACGCCCCGGTCAAAGCCTATCTGGAGCAGCTCGGATACCAGGTCCGCGGTGAAGTGCGCCACTGCGATTTGGTAGCGGTTCGCGAAGAAGACCCCCCTCTAATCGTCGAGCTCAAAAAAAGCTTTTCCATCCCCCTTCTGCTGCAGGCCATTGATCGTTTGCGGATCAGCAGGTTCGTGTACGTCGCTTTTGAACGCCCGAACAAAGGCAGGGCTCCGCATGGAGCAAGCTGGCCCGAGCTGCGCAAGCTGTGCGGCATGCTGGGGCTTGGCATGATCACGGTGCAGTTCTACAAAACCCGCAAGCCCCGCGTTGAGGTCGAATGCCATCCGCCGGATATTTTCACATCTGCTGCCCCTGATCAGACGAAAGGACCCCGCCATAACAAATACGCCGCGGGTAAGCTGATGCGGGAGTTTCATGAACGGAGAGCCGATTACAACGTCGGGGGGAGCACGAGGCGGAAGCTCATCACCGCTTATCGCGAAAAATCGATTCACTTAGCCACCCTGCTGCAGCAGTTCGGACCGATGAGCCCGCGGCAGCTTCGTGATCTGACGGGCAATGCCCAAGCAGCAAGCATGCTGCAAAAAAATTTCTATCTCTGGTTTCAGCGCATCGACCGAGGGATCTACAGCCTGTCTCCACTCGGGTTAGAAGCTTTGACAACCTACGCTCACGTAGCGGAGGCCCTTCCAATTCCGAGCTCTATCGATTCCGCGAGAGAACAGGTATAA
- a CDS encoding methyltransferase domain-containing protein, whose product MKETSKEQQWDAEHYNEQMGYGSRLGKGFIGLLQSKAEERILDLGCGTGDLTYEISLSGAGVTGLDSSEDSGM is encoded by the coding sequence GTGAAAGAGACGTCGAAGGAACAACAATGGGATGCCGAGCATTACAATGAGCAGATGGGGTATGGATCGCGCTTAGGTAAAGGCTTTATTGGGCTGCTGCAGTCGAAGGCAGAGGAACGCATACTGGACTTGGGCTGTGGGACGGGAGATTTGACTTATGAGATCAGCCTTAGCGGAGCAGGCGTTACCGGCCTCGACAGCTCGGAGGATTCGGGAATGTGA
- a CDS encoding MATE family efflux transporter has translation MNKWLAEFTRHWKLILGLALPSIISFASGTVTGTINLIMVGPMGALVIAVVGVSNIIAYNAWALCSGFGYSVNYLVAQNYGSGQMDQAVRRTYIALYVGVGVALLVVLTGWLMPALILKLIGGSSELVTTGADYLKLRLFAIACFTVSFVFHGFLRGIGDTRTPMLMSLIANGAMIFFTYALTYGNLGFPELGLPGAGLAVLIGEALGLIGSAYVYFFRLHHRYGTRRRFSFDRSEFRLIVGESGKLGVQELAMSGAMFIFTIFVTRLGTEALAANEIALNVMALGYMPAFAFGATATILVGQEIGRGEPYLARRLGTDVAVLGSLFLLVLGIAEFAFPERVARLYTSDPAVYTLAGQLIMISAFLQLFDGLLNYYAGALRGLGDTTFLLRVSLLLNWLVFIPLAYVLTFTVGLGSTGAWISLYVFLALFAIVLCIRFYRTNWDAARLK, from the coding sequence ATGAACAAATGGCTAGCGGAATTTACAAGGCATTGGAAGCTGATTCTCGGGCTGGCGCTCCCTTCCATCATCTCTTTTGCATCGGGTACGGTTACGGGAACGATCAATTTAATCATGGTGGGGCCGATGGGGGCGCTGGTCATCGCGGTCGTCGGCGTTTCGAATATTATTGCGTACAATGCCTGGGCGCTTTGCTCCGGCTTCGGTTATTCAGTCAATTATTTGGTGGCGCAAAATTACGGGTCAGGGCAGATGGACCAAGCAGTGAGGCGAACGTATATTGCGCTTTACGTCGGCGTGGGGGTAGCTCTTCTGGTTGTGCTCACGGGTTGGCTGATGCCGGCGCTCATATTGAAGCTTATAGGAGGTTCCTCGGAGCTTGTCACTACAGGGGCCGACTATTTGAAGTTGCGATTGTTTGCCATCGCTTGCTTTACGGTCAGCTTCGTGTTTCACGGCTTCCTTCGCGGAATCGGGGATACACGGACGCCGATGCTGATGTCGCTTATAGCCAACGGCGCTATGATCTTTTTTACTTATGCTTTGACTTACGGCAACCTGGGCTTCCCCGAGCTAGGACTACCGGGTGCGGGACTCGCGGTGTTGATCGGGGAGGCGCTCGGTCTCATCGGCAGCGCGTATGTGTATTTCTTTCGTCTTCATCACCGCTATGGCACACGCCGCCGGTTCTCCTTTGACCGCTCGGAGTTCCGTTTAATAGTGGGCGAAAGCGGGAAGCTAGGAGTGCAGGAGCTGGCGATGAGCGGAGCTATGTTCATATTTACGATCTTTGTCACCAGACTTGGTACGGAGGCGTTAGCCGCTAATGAGATTGCCTTGAACGTGATGGCGCTCGGGTACATGCCGGCCTTTGCTTTCGGGGCAACGGCTACGATTCTCGTCGGACAAGAAATCGGCCGCGGAGAGCCTTACCTCGCCAGAAGGCTCGGTACGGATGTCGCCGTACTCGGCAGCCTGTTTCTGCTGGTGCTGGGTATCGCTGAGTTTGCTTTCCCTGAAAGGGTTGCTCGTCTCTATACGAGTGACCCGGCAGTCTATACGCTGGCCGGCCAGCTGATCATGATTTCGGCCTTCCTGCAGTTATTTGACGGGCTGCTTAACTATTATGCCGGCGCACTGCGCGGGCTGGGCGATACTACTTTTCTCCTCCGCGTGTCGCTGCTGCTCAACTGGCTGGTATTTATCCCCTTAGCCTACGTACTAACGTTTACGGTAGGGCTAGGAAGCACAGGGGCATGGATTTCACTCTATGTGTTTCTTGCCTTGTTTGCGATTGTGTTGTGCATTCGTTTTTATCGAACGAATTGGGACGCGGCACGTCTGAAGTAA
- a CDS encoding MFS transporter: protein MGSRVVDAFQDWVESRKALLPPEKRMSKDAVTALFIHFCFQFGASMSGVFLTLYLWRLTEDLIINGIYYAVNYAIAPVAFALGGWLIKRKDRMVTYRIGIGMIAVFYLAVVFAGERLVEYYVLFAVLNGIASSFYWAGYLTLMYDVSTDQNRIRFLAINMSIFMLGGLIGPALAGFIIRQNDGLQGYTIVFGVACFMFLAATLGSLRIKMNKSHHKAYYLKFTGLLMQRHRDWVKALFAFTVLGLLQGMMLFLPNILLFQIVGREDLVGYLGVLYASLSILTGMFISRYGSDEKARRYAVISTIGFIFGTMFILWDMTLVTVIAFMLVYSVCGPLQSNTVTSYYFRLIGNLPLKGELRVESVVLRETFLNGGRVISIVILILMIRYGGNGMLPWVLAGASVIQIVLVWLLESRPKPAADTAQGTGVNASST, encoded by the coding sequence ATGGGCTCAAGGGTCGTTGATGCGTTTCAGGATTGGGTGGAATCGAGGAAAGCGCTGCTTCCGCCTGAGAAACGGATGTCGAAAGATGCAGTTACGGCTTTGTTCATCCATTTTTGCTTTCAATTCGGCGCGTCGATGTCAGGCGTCTTTTTGACCTTGTATTTATGGCGCTTGACCGAGGATTTGATTATTAACGGCATATACTATGCCGTCAACTATGCGATCGCTCCGGTTGCTTTTGCTTTAGGGGGGTGGCTCATTAAACGCAAGGACCGCATGGTGACGTATCGGATAGGCATCGGGATGATTGCGGTTTTTTATTTGGCCGTCGTGTTTGCCGGTGAGCGTCTCGTCGAATACTATGTACTGTTTGCCGTGCTTAACGGAATCGCCAGCTCCTTTTACTGGGCCGGGTACTTGACGCTGATGTATGATGTGTCGACGGACCAGAACCGTATCCGTTTTCTTGCGATTAACATGAGCATCTTTATGCTGGGAGGGCTGATCGGACCGGCGCTCGCAGGCTTCATCATTCGGCAGAACGATGGGCTGCAGGGGTATACGATCGTTTTTGGAGTGGCCTGCTTTATGTTTCTGGCCGCAACACTCGGCAGCTTGCGGATAAAGATGAATAAGTCTCACCATAAAGCCTATTATTTAAAATTTACAGGATTGCTCATGCAAAGACACCGGGATTGGGTGAAAGCGCTGTTTGCCTTCACTGTTTTGGGACTCCTTCAGGGCATGATGCTTTTTTTGCCTAACATTCTGCTGTTTCAAATCGTCGGCCGCGAGGATTTGGTCGGTTACTTGGGCGTGCTGTACGCCAGCCTCAGCATCCTGACGGGCATGTTTATTTCGCGATACGGCAGTGATGAGAAGGCTCGTCGTTATGCCGTGATCTCCACCATCGGCTTTATCTTTGGAACGATGTTTATTTTATGGGACATGACGCTCGTTACTGTCATCGCTTTCATGTTGGTCTATTCCGTCTGTGGGCCGCTGCAGAGCAATACGGTTACTTCTTACTACTTTCGTTTGATCGGGAACCTTCCTTTGAAAGGGGAGCTGCGTGTGGAATCGGTGGTGTTGAGGGAAACGTTCCTCAACGGGGGGCGCGTGATTTCGATCGTGATTCTGATTCTTATGATCCGCTATGGGGGCAATGGCATGCTGCCTTGGGTCCTGGCAGGAGCTTCTGTGATTCAGATCGTGCTGGTCTGGCTTCTTGAGAGCAGGCCCAAGCCCGCAGCGGATACGGCGCAAGGGACTGGAGTGAACGCTTCCTCTACTTGA
- a CDS encoding ATP-binding protein, which translates to MQKIPVIRNKKSSDITLIPSDEIVKIECIRNNEYIIHTVSDKFYWAASLEAFEELLYEEGFRLIDQMNVVNMNHVTEYEPRKGTVTLRSGDSTRYKTASAAWIHGEHITNLMSLFRKMKELDHGILPEDDGDDIFETILAQEEDHRFARSYAMIKALYDKKKAEISLEESELRYKSLFEHNPDPIISFNLSGHITSVNPAMHSVAGYTEKDLLQKTIHAFIPEDQFPRWIKYFKETLDGSTSHFEITFYNRDGQPIELSVLSFPIFVGKQIAGVYMIGQDISERKRAEEMIIRSEKLSIVGQLAAGVAHEIRNPLTSLKGFVQLMQTKVSGYDHYFSIMLDELERINFIVSEFLVIAKPQSVRSQPKDAEAILQSTIVLLSSQAIIHNVEITVHADPDLPKINCDENQIKQVFINILNNSIDSMSEGGELHIELKMSEDGRLLMRFADQGCGIPQDRIARLGEPFYTTKEKGTGLGLMVTFKIIENHGGKMKINSELGKGTTVEIFMPALPIDHPSKSEDEPEASYHTNAFNES; encoded by the coding sequence ATGCAAAAAATTCCAGTCATTCGCAACAAAAAAAGCTCTGACATCACCCTCATCCCTTCCGATGAAATTGTAAAAATAGAATGCATACGTAATAACGAATATATTATCCATACAGTCTCCGATAAGTTTTACTGGGCGGCTTCTCTGGAAGCATTCGAAGAGCTGCTGTATGAGGAAGGGTTTCGGTTAATCGATCAGATGAACGTGGTCAACATGAACCATGTGACGGAGTACGAGCCCCGAAAGGGAACCGTCACCTTACGTTCCGGCGATTCAACCCGTTACAAGACCGCATCCGCGGCATGGATTCACGGGGAGCACATCACTAATCTCATGAGCCTGTTTCGCAAGATGAAGGAGCTTGATCACGGGATTCTCCCGGAAGACGACGGCGACGATATCTTCGAAACGATCCTAGCTCAGGAAGAGGATCATCGATTTGCCCGTTCTTATGCCATGATTAAAGCGCTTTATGATAAAAAGAAGGCAGAAATCTCGCTTGAGGAGAGCGAACTCCGCTATAAATCTTTGTTCGAGCATAATCCTGATCCCATCATTTCCTTTAATTTGAGCGGCCACATCACCAGCGTCAATCCGGCTATGCACAGTGTGGCCGGCTACACGGAGAAAGATCTGCTTCAAAAGACGATTCATGCTTTCATTCCGGAGGATCAGTTCCCCCGATGGATCAAATATTTCAAAGAAACGTTGGACGGCTCTACTTCACACTTTGAGATTACCTTCTATAACAGGGACGGGCAGCCGATCGAACTCAGCGTTTTAAGTTTCCCTATCTTCGTAGGCAAGCAAATTGCAGGCGTCTACATGATCGGTCAAGACATCAGCGAGCGTAAACGCGCGGAAGAGATGATTATCCGCTCCGAGAAGCTTTCCATCGTCGGCCAACTAGCGGCAGGCGTAGCGCATGAGATCCGCAACCCGCTCACATCTCTTAAAGGCTTCGTGCAGCTGATGCAGACCAAAGTAAGCGGCTACGACCACTATTTCAGCATTATGCTTGATGAGCTGGAACGAATCAATTTTATCGTCAGCGAATTTTTGGTCATTGCCAAACCCCAGTCGGTTCGATCTCAACCGAAGGATGCGGAGGCCATCCTGCAAAGCACCATCGTGCTGCTTAGCTCTCAGGCTATTATACACAACGTGGAAATCACCGTTCATGCGGACCCGGATTTGCCGAAAATCAACTGCGACGAAAATCAGATCAAACAGGTATTTATCAATATATTAAACAACTCTATCGATTCCATGTCAGAAGGCGGAGAGCTTCATATCGAGTTGAAAATGTCGGAAGACGGAAGACTTCTTATGCGTTTTGCCGACCAAGGCTGCGGTATTCCTCAGGACCGGATTGCAAGGTTGGGGGAACCCTTCTACACCACCAAGGAAAAGGGTACGGGACTAGGTCTTATGGTGACCTTCAAAATCATTGAAAATCATGGTGGAAAAATGAAAATAAACAGCGAGCTCGGCAAAGGAACGACCGTGGAAATCTTCATGCCTGCTCTTCCAATTGACCATCCATCCAAGAGTGAGGATGAGCCCGAAGCAAGCTATCATACCAATGCCTTCAATGAATCGTAA
- a CDS encoding ATP-binding protein: MPSQRIYYPRFTAFILLSLILALVLYLEGSRFFSSVSSPPEADKGVLDLQSWDWQQHESVPLSGQWEFFWNRLVPPDELTGDSDPLARSYSAIPGAWNGMQMDGEALPGEGFATYRLKVLLPEKDDHQLALWIPTMNTSYRLWVNGQEIASVGTVGTSKLDSKPQYITQVAVANAQHAQLDVVLQISNYFHQRGGILKPIELGEVESIVRTKELFSGFDTLLIGSLLIMGLYHLGVFAVRTKELSMLFFGLFCLLVSLRVSLLGEIVLTRAFPGFYWMLLIKLEYLTASLGVPLFILFFSNLFPCESSRKINLGLCASMFAFSLFIMMSPTMVFTKALVVLQLMMLAAIVYIMRIVALAFIRQREGSGIILLACFIFSVTIVNDMLYAHELVRTTDQMSGYGLLIFVFSQSMLLSTKWSRAYMNEEKLSAALTELNSSLHDKIKSRTSDLEQANEALKQKNDELSRLENSRSHLLSNVSHDLGTPLTTIQCYVEAIMDGMVDTEEQKARYLQIIHSKVVGMDRLIEDLFHLSQLEARQVVFKKKPMRTDHLTELLYTRYELDTRNAGLHYKLNLKRASDGQGMFSIIEVDLERMHQVFGNLIHNSIKFTPEGGSIDVEMIDDGHCMLCRISDSGHGINPADLPYVFDRFYTNNKSRNLETGGKGLGLSISKEIVEYHGGRIWVESSGQGKGTVISFSLPSVHD, from the coding sequence ATGCCTAGCCAAAGAATCTACTACCCCCGGTTCACCGCGTTTATCCTGCTGTCGCTTATTCTCGCTCTGGTTCTTTATTTGGAAGGCAGCCGATTCTTCTCGTCCGTTTCTTCTCCTCCTGAAGCAGACAAGGGTGTCTTGGATTTGCAAAGCTGGGATTGGCAGCAGCATGAATCCGTGCCGCTGAGCGGTCAATGGGAATTTTTTTGGAATCGGCTTGTCCCGCCAGATGAGCTCACCGGTGATTCAGACCCTCTAGCGCGGAGTTACTCCGCCATTCCCGGAGCTTGGAACGGAATGCAGATGGACGGTGAAGCGCTCCCGGGTGAAGGCTTTGCCACTTATCGGCTCAAGGTGCTTCTTCCTGAGAAGGATGATCACCAGTTGGCGCTTTGGATTCCGACAATGAATACATCCTACAGGCTGTGGGTGAATGGACAAGAAATTGCATCGGTGGGTACCGTTGGAACGTCGAAGCTGGATTCCAAGCCACAATATATCACGCAGGTTGCGGTGGCGAATGCCCAGCATGCACAGTTGGATGTAGTGCTTCAGATTTCTAATTATTTCCATCAAAGAGGTGGAATCCTTAAACCTATTGAATTAGGCGAGGTTGAGTCCATTGTCCGCACAAAAGAGCTATTCAGCGGATTCGACACGCTGCTGATCGGCAGCCTTCTAATCATGGGACTGTATCATCTGGGCGTGTTTGCCGTCAGAACCAAAGAGCTGTCTATGTTGTTTTTCGGCCTATTCTGCCTTTTGGTCAGTTTGCGGGTGTCGCTGCTTGGCGAAATTGTACTGACGAGAGCGTTCCCCGGATTTTATTGGATGCTTTTAATAAAGCTGGAATATTTGACCGCATCCTTGGGCGTTCCCTTGTTCATACTCTTCTTCTCGAATCTGTTCCCGTGCGAAAGCTCTCGGAAGATCAACCTCGGTTTATGCGCATCGATGTTTGCCTTTTCATTGTTTATCATGATGTCCCCTACGATGGTGTTCACCAAAGCGCTGGTCGTGCTGCAATTGATGATGTTAGCAGCCATTGTTTACATTATGAGGATCGTAGCGCTCGCTTTTATACGTCAACGTGAAGGAAGCGGCATCATACTATTAGCGTGCTTTATTTTTTCTGTGACGATTGTGAATGACATGCTGTACGCACACGAGCTTGTTCGGACGACAGACCAAATGTCGGGGTATGGCCTGCTGATCTTTGTTTTTTCCCAATCGATGCTGCTGTCGACCAAATGGTCACGTGCTTATATGAATGAAGAGAAACTGTCGGCTGCGCTGACCGAGCTTAACAGTAGTCTCCACGACAAAATCAAATCACGAACCTCAGACCTCGAACAAGCCAATGAAGCGTTAAAGCAGAAAAACGACGAACTATCCCGTTTGGAAAATTCGCGGAGTCATTTGCTGAGCAACGTATCGCACGACCTCGGAACTCCGCTTACTACAATTCAATGTTACGTGGAGGCGATTATGGATGGAATGGTGGATACGGAAGAGCAGAAGGCGCGCTATCTTCAGATCATCCACAGCAAGGTAGTTGGGATGGACCGGCTGATTGAAGACTTATTCCACCTCTCCCAATTGGAGGCAAGGCAGGTCGTATTCAAAAAAAAGCCGATGCGAACCGATCATCTGACCGAGCTGCTGTATACCAGATATGAGCTGGATACGCGAAACGCAGGACTTCATTATAAGCTGAATCTGAAGAGAGCGTCCGATGGACAGGGGATGTTCTCGATCATAGAGGTAGATCTGGAGCGTATGCATCAGGTGTTCGGCAACTTGATTCATAATTCCATCAAGTTTACTCCGGAAGGCGGTTCGATTGATGTGGAAATGATCGATGACGGTCATTGTATGCTGTGCCGCATCAGCGACAGCGGTCACGGAATCAACCCGGCAGATTTGCCCTATGTGTTCGACAGGTTCTACACTAACAACAAATCGCGGAATTTGGAGACGGGAGGTAAAGGGCTAGGTTTATCTATTTCTAAAGAAATCGTGGAGTATCATGGCGGACGTATATGGGTGGAGAGCTCGGGTCAGGGAAAAGGAACCGTCATAAGTTTTTCCTTACCCTCGGTGCACGACTGA
- a CDS encoding PrkA family serine protein kinase, whose product MNLFKKIADYRTETERLAWTGTFAEYIAKLRDDPRLAMTAHARVYEMIASQGIVEENGRRKYAFFEKDIFGLDLAVEKLVEEYFHSAARRLDVRKRILLLMGPVSGGKSTIVTILKKGLEQFSRTDEGAVYAIKGCPMHEEPLHLIPHELRPEVESELGVKIEGNLCPSCQIRLREEYGGRIEDVLVERVLLSEDNRIGIGTFSPSDPKSQDIADLTGSIDFSTITQYGSESDPRAYRFDGELNKANRGLMEFQEMLKCDEKFLWNLLSLTQEGNFKAGRFALISADELIIAHTNESEYKAFISNKKNEALQSRMIVMPIPYNLKVSEEEKIYAKLIKQSDMKHVHIAPHSFRAAAIFSILTRLKESKKQGMDLVKKMRMYDGEEVEGYKEADLKEMQNEYLEEGMSGIDPRYVINRISSALIRHDLEFINALDVLRALKDGLDQHPSISKEERERYLNFISIARKEYDELAKKEVQKAFVYSFEESAKTLFNNYLDNIESYCNWTKIKDPLTGEEMDPDERLMRSIEEQIGISENAKKAFREEILIRMSSYSRKSRRFDYSSHERLREAIEKKLFTDLKDIVKITTSTKTPDENQLKRINEVIKRLVEEHGYTTASANELLRYVGSLLNR is encoded by the coding sequence ATGAACTTATTCAAGAAAATCGCCGATTATCGCACGGAAACAGAAAGGCTGGCTTGGACGGGAACGTTCGCCGAGTATATCGCGAAGCTGCGGGATGACCCGCGGTTGGCTATGACGGCTCATGCACGAGTGTACGAGATGATTGCCTCCCAAGGCATAGTGGAGGAGAATGGGCGTCGGAAGTATGCCTTTTTTGAGAAAGACATTTTCGGCCTCGATCTGGCGGTCGAGAAGCTTGTGGAGGAATACTTCCATTCCGCAGCCCGGCGTCTTGATGTTCGCAAACGGATTCTTCTGCTTATGGGTCCGGTGAGCGGAGGTAAGTCTACGATCGTGACCATACTCAAAAAAGGTCTCGAGCAGTTTTCCCGTACCGATGAAGGTGCGGTATACGCGATCAAGGGCTGCCCGATGCATGAGGAGCCGCTTCATCTGATACCTCATGAGCTTCGTCCGGAGGTGGAATCCGAGCTTGGCGTCAAGATCGAAGGCAACCTGTGTCCGTCCTGCCAAATCCGTCTTCGGGAGGAGTACGGCGGCCGCATTGAGGATGTGCTGGTTGAACGCGTGCTGCTTTCTGAAGATAACCGGATCGGAATAGGTACATTTAGTCCTTCGGATCCCAAATCTCAGGACATTGCCGATTTAACGGGCAGTATCGACTTTTCGACGATCACCCAATACGGCTCCGAGTCGGACCCGCGGGCGTATCGGTTCGACGGGGAGCTGAACAAAGCAAACCGCGGTTTGATGGAGTTCCAGGAAATGCTCAAGTGCGATGAGAAGTTCCTCTGGAACCTGCTCTCGCTAACCCAAGAGGGTAACTTCAAAGCGGGCCGTTTTGCGCTTATTTCAGCCGACGAGCTCATCATTGCGCACACGAATGAATCCGAGTACAAAGCGTTCATCTCCAACAAAAAGAACGAAGCGCTGCAGTCGCGGATGATCGTAATGCCGATTCCTTACAATCTGAAGGTGTCGGAGGAAGAGAAAATTTATGCCAAGCTGATTAAGCAAAGCGACATGAAGCATGTTCACATCGCGCCTCATTCCTTTCGCGCGGCGGCGATTTTTTCCATTCTCACCCGTCTCAAGGAATCCAAAAAGCAGGGCATGGATCTCGTGAAAAAGATGCGTATGTACGATGGGGAGGAAGTCGAGGGCTACAAGGAAGCGGACCTCAAGGAGATGCAGAACGAATATTTGGAAGAAGGCATGAGCGGTATCGATCCGCGCTACGTCATCAACCGGATTTCCAGTGCGCTTATCCGTCATGACCTGGAGTTTATCAATGCGCTGGATGTGCTTCGCGCGCTGAAGGACGGACTTGACCAGCATCCTTCCATCTCCAAGGAGGAGCGGGAGAGGTACCTCAATTTTATTTCGATAGCGCGGAAAGAGTACGATGAGCTGGCCAAAAAAGAGGTGCAGAAGGCGTTTGTATACTCCTTTGAAGAGTCGGCCAAAACGCTCTTCAACAACTATCTGGACAACATAGAATCTTATTGCAATTGGACGAAAATCAAGGACCCGCTGACCGGAGAAGAGATGGATCCGGACGAAAGACTGATGCGTTCCATCGAAGAGCAAATCGGGATTTCGGAGAATGCGAAGAAAGCGTTCCGGGAGGAAATCTTGATCCGCATGTCTTCCTACTCCCGTAAAAGCCGGCGTTTTGATTACAGCAGCCACGAGCGTCTGCGCGAGGCGATTGAGAAGAAGCTGTTTACCGACCTGAAGGATATCGTCAAAATAACGACGTCCACGAAAACACCGGATGAAAACCAATTGAAGCGGATCAACGAGGTGATTAAACGTCTGGTGGAAGAGCACGGCTACACCACAGCCTCGGCTAACGAGCTGCTGCGATATGTCGGCAGTCTGTTGAACAGGTAA
- a CDS encoding NAD(P)/FAD-dependent oxidoreductase has translation MYDCMIVGGGIAGLQAAIQLGRYRHQVLVVDKGRGRSTLCRSYHNVLGWPDGIAGSELRRLGRQQAERLGVSFRQDEAVAAAKFGEDFEISLSDGGASVQSRTLLIATGITDRYPPLPGLEETLGLSVYVCPDCDGYEVSDKRTIVMGAGNVGAEMALTLHYWTNRIVFVNHERTAVGSEKLDKLKQRGIVVEETEIAQVLSGQGGAEGTFGGVRLTDGRIIDGERGFIAFGGNAVHTEWAASLGLERLENKHIVTDPRTKMTRVPGVWAAGDIGVHSEQLTIAMGEGAQAAIWMHKELLKRTADKAVTAQS, from the coding sequence ATGTACGATTGCATGATCGTCGGAGGCGGGATTGCGGGACTGCAGGCCGCCATTCAGCTGGGACGGTACCGCCACCAGGTGCTTGTTGTGGATAAGGGACGCGGGAGATCGACGCTTTGCCGCAGCTACCACAATGTGCTCGGATGGCCTGATGGCATCGCGGGCAGTGAATTAAGGCGTCTTGGAAGACAACAAGCGGAGCGGCTCGGCGTCAGCTTTCGACAAGACGAGGCGGTGGCGGCTGCGAAATTCGGTGAAGATTTCGAGATTAGCCTGTCGGACGGGGGAGCCTCGGTCCAATCACGGACATTGCTCATCGCAACGGGGATAACAGACCGCTATCCGCCGCTGCCGGGGCTGGAAGAGACGTTGGGACTCAGTGTATATGTGTGCCCCGATTGCGACGGTTATGAAGTAAGCGACAAGCGGACCATTGTAATGGGAGCGGGTAACGTCGGAGCAGAGATGGCTTTGACACTGCATTACTGGACGAATCGGATTGTGTTCGTGAATCACGAACGTACCGCAGTGGGGAGCGAGAAACTGGACAAGCTGAAGCAGCGAGGGATTGTGGTTGAGGAAACGGAGATTGCTCAGGTGCTGAGCGGCCAAGGTGGAGCGGAGGGGACATTCGGCGGCGTACGGCTTACGGACGGACGGATTATTGACGGGGAGAGGGGATTTATTGCCTTCGGCGGCAACGCGGTCCATACGGAATGGGCCGCTTCCCTCGGATTGGAACGGCTGGAGAATAAGCATATCGTAACGGACCCCCGCACCAAAATGACGCGTGTGCCTGGCGTTTGGGCAGCTGGAGACATCGGCGTTCATTCGGAGCAGCTAACGATTGCTATGGGGGAAGGGGCGCAGGCCGCCATCTGGATGCACAAGGAATTGCTGAAGCGAACAGCCGATAAGGCGGTTACGGCACAATCCTAG